A single region of the Bifidobacterium asteroides DSM 20089 genome encodes:
- a CDS encoding DUF7134 domain-containing protein, with amino-acid sequence MNTVSQTAQRPITRSNGRTLLTDTLLAILLLLLVSGPTSASVPIDGALIPSQKIQILIWTILIIAPVIIRRRFPDLAAGLFIAVALAQLLLGPAIMLADAVCLVMVYSCLLYGRPSLRRLYLTLTWVMMSLACLAFTLVNSEFLPPGRTRQDRTFMSPSSFRELTINFLLNFLFDGLLLLAAIIASYWTQTRRDALDEARQRNHALALQAEQSAALSASAERARMARDMHDVVAHTLSIVIVQADAGRYAATADANLALKTMRTIDQEGRRALRELSSLFGKLRAPTNPAAETSQKTTDFPPSQHQSSPKILDQSQATAPTSSTRQFANAHDRNSVDAELAQPRQASGHLPTIKETPTVNTAKANVDTAGNAHTWPSAATSSSNPPTSYGSWTDLIDAARLTQPESQFSRRVEGRPQPQRLDRSRAITVYRVLQEALTNVRKHAAPASHVLIDERWFTDGLSLTIDDYPLDLATTLSDSQPQMEQPEHSGFGLLGMRERLTSLGGNLQAGPKPNGGYHLQVWIPFVAPPKSDPEMGIYANRQARWSLRSIVSKLFTWFQRHPLTADLGLVIGLVLVGNPGQALSIAPVTPQYDPGRPVRIIATLGITLPLIVRRVRPGICAALVAAVAALLLLFSPWLPEAAICSPIAVYSAVVYGKDTTRRWVPFAVITDVVLWAARCVANNQGCPTVLSYMTERPAESPFSASNLTHFTVTAAPALICLLTILIASHQRTRGSVLILQQERERALSQTLQESQALAANQERELIGATMQVEVADTLNTVIASTTKAIGVLNDYQVEGVSPPPEQIAQAFGDIASQGREALARMRQLLTVLRHSSSTDPHSYTETIHDPNKSVNSDGSHKVESTHKTPPMTALHPAKPLPVDLDDQVDNSSQHSQRDKKPMYVQSDTRHEHS; translated from the coding sequence ATGAACACAGTCAGTCAAACAGCGCAGCGGCCGATCACCAGGTCCAACGGTCGAACGCTGCTGACTGACACTCTCTTGGCCATCCTTCTACTTCTACTGGTGAGCGGCCCCACCTCCGCTTCCGTTCCAATAGATGGAGCCCTGATCCCCTCGCAGAAAATCCAAATTCTGATCTGGACGATCCTGATCATAGCGCCTGTCATTATCCGTCGCCGATTCCCCGACCTGGCAGCCGGGCTCTTCATCGCTGTGGCTCTGGCTCAGCTCCTGTTGGGGCCTGCCATCATGCTCGCTGATGCAGTCTGCCTGGTAATGGTCTATTCCTGTCTGCTCTACGGACGCCCATCCCTGCGTCGACTCTACCTGACCTTGACCTGGGTCATGATGTCCTTAGCCTGCCTGGCCTTCACGTTGGTCAATTCGGAGTTTCTGCCTCCAGGCAGGACACGGCAGGACCGCACCTTCATGTCGCCGAGCTCATTTAGAGAGCTGACGATCAACTTCCTATTGAATTTTCTGTTCGATGGGCTTCTGCTGCTCGCCGCCATCATTGCCTCCTACTGGACGCAGACCAGGCGGGATGCCCTTGACGAGGCCCGGCAACGCAACCACGCCTTGGCCCTGCAGGCAGAACAAAGCGCGGCCCTGTCTGCAAGCGCTGAGCGGGCCCGCATGGCCCGTGATATGCACGATGTCGTCGCACACACCCTGTCCATTGTCATCGTGCAGGCCGATGCCGGCAGATATGCTGCCACTGCCGATGCGAACCTGGCCCTCAAGACCATGCGCACGATTGATCAAGAGGGCCGTCGCGCCCTACGTGAGCTGAGCTCGCTCTTCGGCAAACTCAGGGCTCCAACCAACCCGGCGGCCGAAACCAGCCAAAAAACAACGGATTTCCCCCCAAGTCAACACCAGTCTTCCCCAAAAATACTTGACCAATCTCAAGCAACTGCCCCAACGAGCTCTACTCGTCAATTTGCGAACGCGCATGATCGCAATTCAGTTGATGCAGAACTTGCTCAACCAAGACAAGCCAGCGGTCATCTTCCCACAATTAAAGAGACTCCAACTGTTAACACTGCCAAGGCCAACGTTGATACGGCCGGCAATGCACATACTTGGCCCTCGGCTGCCACCTCTTCAAGCAATCCACCGACCAGCTACGGATCATGGACAGACCTGATAGATGCGGCTCGACTCACTCAGCCAGAATCACAATTCAGTCGACGAGTCGAAGGCCGGCCCCAACCGCAAAGGTTGGATCGCAGCCGCGCCATAACTGTTTACCGGGTCCTGCAGGAAGCATTGACCAATGTTCGCAAGCATGCCGCTCCTGCTTCACACGTGTTGATTGATGAACGGTGGTTCACGGACGGTTTGAGCCTGACTATTGACGACTACCCGCTTGACCTTGCCACTACTCTTTCAGATTCTCAGCCGCAGATGGAACAACCTGAGCATTCAGGCTTCGGCCTTTTGGGAATGCGGGAACGACTGACGTCTCTGGGAGGCAACCTTCAGGCTGGCCCCAAACCAAATGGCGGTTACCACCTTCAGGTATGGATTCCTTTTGTCGCTCCGCCAAAATCCGACCCCGAAATGGGAATATACGCAAATCGACAAGCTCGGTGGTCCCTGCGCTCGATTGTCTCCAAGCTCTTCACTTGGTTTCAACGCCATCCATTGACAGCCGACCTGGGTTTGGTAATCGGACTCGTGTTGGTAGGGAATCCAGGTCAAGCTCTTTCTATAGCACCTGTCACGCCCCAATATGATCCGGGCCGACCAGTAAGGATCATCGCCACGCTAGGTATCACTTTGCCTCTGATTGTGCGCAGAGTCCGTCCCGGCATTTGCGCCGCCCTAGTGGCTGCAGTTGCCGCCCTGCTGCTGCTCTTCTCGCCATGGCTGCCAGAGGCTGCGATCTGTTCCCCAATCGCCGTCTATTCGGCAGTGGTTTACGGTAAAGACACCACCAGGCGATGGGTTCCATTCGCGGTCATCACGGATGTGGTTTTATGGGCTGCCAGATGTGTGGCCAATAACCAAGGGTGTCCCACCGTTCTGTCATACATGACAGAACGACCAGCAGAATCACCTTTTTCTGCGTCCAATTTAACGCATTTCACAGTGACGGCCGCGCCGGCCTTGATCTGTCTGCTGACCATTCTGATTGCGTCGCACCAACGCACTCGTGGTTCGGTCCTTATTCTGCAGCAGGAACGCGAGCGCGCGCTAAGCCAGACCCTGCAGGAAAGCCAGGCTCTGGCCGCCAATCAGGAACGGGAACTTATCGGCGCCACCATGCAGGTAGAAGTAGCTGACACACTAAATACAGTCATTGCATCCACCACTAAAGCCATCGGCGTGTTGAACGATTATCAAGTCGAGGGAGTGAGCCCTCCCCCGGAACAGATAGCACAAGCCTTCGGCGACATTGCAAGCCAAGGACGCGAGGCCCTGGCTCGGATGCGGCAACTGCTAACAGTCCTGCGTCACAGTTCCAGCACCGACCCGCATTCATACACCGAGACCATCCATGACCCGAACAAGAGTGTTAATTCAGATGGGAGCCACAAGGTTGAATCCACCCACAAAACCCCACCTATGACGGCTCTTCATCCAGCCAAACCCCTGCCAGTAGATCTTGACGATCAGGTTGACAACTCTTCGCAACATTCGCAACG